A single region of the Hirundo rustica isolate bHirRus1 chromosome 17, bHirRus1.pri.v3, whole genome shotgun sequence genome encodes:
- the ADORA2A gene encoding adenosine receptor A2a isoform X1, translating to MLVHGKDDFLSDIAYIILELIIAVLAILGNILVCWAVYLNSNLQNVTNYFVVSLAAADIAVGVLAIPFAITISTGFCAFFYGCLFIACFVLVLTQSSIFSLLAIAIDRIIAIRIPLRYNGLVTGSRAKGIIAICWVLSFIIGLTPMLGWHKRAQIEDPASNWSSPINCSNSMVACLFEAVVTMEYMVYYNFFACVLLPLLLMFGIYLKIFMAARRQLKQMENKMVHGERSRSTLQKEVHAAKSLAIIVGLFAVCWLPLHIINCFTLFCPNCAHAPLWLMYLAIILSHANSVVNPLIYAYRIREFRYTFRKIISQHILGRKEPFKAGAASSRTSTHGGDAENASIRISEYALEVYTNGEIHRDPEKQDLNKCKAGLEWHQNGNALDLETNGHLPHSCKNGILSDARLNRERHSEELIDAQVSYSDLERAAFAAADVS from the exons ATGCTAGTACATGGGAAGGACGACTTCCTCTCAGACATAGCCTACATCATCCTGGAGCTGATCATCGCAGTGCTGGCCATCCTGGGGAACATCCTGGTCTGCTGGGCCGTCTATCTGAACAGCAACTTGCAGAACGTCACCAACTATTTTGTGgtgtccctggctgctgctgacaTTGCCGTGGGCGTGCTGGCAATCCCCTTTGCCATCACCATCAGCACTGGCTTCTGTGCCTTCTTCTATGGCTGCCTTTTCATTGCCTGCTTTGTCCTGGTCCTGACCCAGAGTTCCATCTTCAGCCTCCTCGCCATCGCCATCGACAGAATCATTGCCATCCGAATACCCCTCAG gTACAATGGCTTGGTGACCGGCTCTCGGGCCAAAGGCATCATTGCCATCTGCTGGGTGCTGTCCTTCATCATCGGCCTGACCCCAATGCTGGGGTGGCACAAGCGCGCCCAGATCGAAGATCCGGCTTCCAACTGGTCCTCTCCCATCAACTGCAGCAACAGCATGGTGGCGTGTCTCTTCGAGGCTGTGGTCACCATGGAGTACATGGTCTACTACAACTTCTTTGCCTGCgtgctcctgcccctcctgctcaTGTTCGGTATCTACTTGAAAATCTTCATGGCAGCCCGGCGCCAGCTGAAGCAGATGGAGAACAAGATGGTACACGGGGAACGCTCCCGCTCCACGCTGCAGAAGGAAGTCCATGCAGCCAAGTCTTTAGCCATCATCGTTGGGCTGTTTGCAGTCTGCTGGCTTCCGCTGCACATTATTAACTGCTTTACCCTCTTCTGCCCAAACTGCgcccacgctcccctctggcTGATGTACCTGGCCATTATCCTGTCTCACGCTAACTCGGTTGTGAACCCCCTAATTTATGCCTACCGCATCAGGGAGTTCCGATACACCTTCCGTAAAATCATCAGCCAGCACATCCTGGGCCGGAAGGAGCCCTTCAAGGCgggagcagccagctccaggacTTCCACCCACGGCGGGGACGCGGAGAACGCCAGCATACGGATCAGTGAGTATGCGCTAGAGGTATACACCAATGGGGAGATCCACAGGGATCCCGAAAAGCAGGACTTAAACAAATGCAAAGCTGGCTTGGAATGGCACCAGAATGGAAATGCTCTGGACTTGGAGACAAATGGGCATCTCCCACATTCCTGCAAAAATGGGATTCTCTCAGATGCACGCCTGAACAGGGAGCGTCACAGTGAAGAGCTAATTGATGCCCAGGTGTCTTACTCAGATCTGGAAAGAGCAGCCTTTGCTGCAGCTGATGTTTCCTGA
- the ADORA2A gene encoding adenosine receptor A2a isoform X2 gives MLVHGKDDFLSDIAYIILELIIAVLAILGNILVCWAVYLNSNLQNVTNYFVVSLAAADIAVGVLAIPFAITISTGFCAFFYGCLFIACFVLVLTQSSIFSLLAIAIDRIIAIRIPLRMGALESGNCLSMWTSAAKSFLKPHLSKFVLL, from the exons ATGCTAGTACATGGGAAGGACGACTTCCTCTCAGACATAGCCTACATCATCCTGGAGCTGATCATCGCAGTGCTGGCCATCCTGGGGAACATCCTGGTCTGCTGGGCCGTCTATCTGAACAGCAACTTGCAGAACGTCACCAACTATTTTGTGgtgtccctggctgctgctgacaTTGCCGTGGGCGTGCTGGCAATCCCCTTTGCCATCACCATCAGCACTGGCTTCTGTGCCTTCTTCTATGGCTGCCTTTTCATTGCCTGCTTTGTCCTGGTCCTGACCCAGAGTTCCATCTTCAGCCTCCTCGCCATCGCCATCGACAGAATCATTGCCATCCGAATACCCCTCAG AATGGGAGCCCTGGAGAGCGGAAATTGCCTTTCCATGTGGACCAGCGCAGCCAAGTCTTTCCTGAAGCCTCACCTCAGCAAGTTTGTGCTGCTGTAA
- the ADORA2A gene encoding adenosine receptor A2a isoform X3, translated as MLVHGKDDFLSDIAYIILELIIAVLAILGNILVCWAVYLNSNLQNVTNYFVVSLAAADIAVGVLAIPFAITISTGFCAFFYGCLFIACFVLVLTQSSIFSLLAIAIDRIIAIRIPLRRMQHSLRNRGAAFLS; from the exons ATGCTAGTACATGGGAAGGACGACTTCCTCTCAGACATAGCCTACATCATCCTGGAGCTGATCATCGCAGTGCTGGCCATCCTGGGGAACATCCTGGTCTGCTGGGCCGTCTATCTGAACAGCAACTTGCAGAACGTCACCAACTATTTTGTGgtgtccctggctgctgctgacaTTGCCGTGGGCGTGCTGGCAATCCCCTTTGCCATCACCATCAGCACTGGCTTCTGTGCCTTCTTCTATGGCTGCCTTTTCATTGCCTGCTTTGTCCTGGTCCTGACCCAGAGTTCCATCTTCAGCCTCCTCGCCATCGCCATCGACAGAATCATTGCCATCCGAATACCCCTCAG GAGGATGCAGCACTCTCTCAGGAACAGAGGGGCCGCCTTCCTCTCCTGA